The Candidatus Binatia bacterium genome includes the window GACGCGTCCGGTCGCAGCCGGCCCGCACAGGTGCGGAGACGGAACTGCCGTGTCAACAACCCCAGCAACTCCCCCGCTTGCTCTCGGCTACGAAAGGGCCCTACGTACCGCGCCTTGCCTGTCCCGAGCTTCTCCGTGATCGAGAGTCGTGGATACTCATCGCCCACGGAGAGCTTCAAAAAGGCGATACGCGGCAGGTGCTTGCCCAGCCGATTGTACGGCGGCTTGTGCTGCCGGATCGCTTCGGCTTCCGCCAGCGCCGCTTCCAACTCCGAACCGGCTATCTGTACGCGGACATCGCAGCTGTGGCGGATCAGGTCGAGGGTCTTGTTCGAGTGCCCTGCGGCGTTACTCAGGTAGCTGCTGACCCGTTCACGCAGATTCTTGGCTTTGCCGATGTACAGCAGGCGGTTATCGGCACCGAAGAAATGATAAATCCCCGGCTGAGCCGGGAGTTGCTCCACCTTCTCTCGCGGCAGCGGGCAGACAAACCGTCGGCCATCACGCGCGTGGTGCTGCAGGTCCAGGGCCTGATGCAGGTGTTCGATGCCGCGCGCAGCCAGCAGCTCGATCAGGTGAAAAAAGATCTCCACCGTGATGCGGACATCGCCGAGAGCACGGTGCCGGTCGCTAGTCGGTATGCCGAAGTGGCCGGCCACGACATCGAGCGAGCGGCGGCGGAGTTCCGGGATGAGCCGGCGGGTCAGTCGGAGCGTGCAGAGATGCGGATGGGGCAGCGGGCGGCCGCTGTGTGCCACCGCCGCTGCATTGAGGAAGCCGACGTCGAAGGCGGCGTTGTGGGCGACGAGCACGCCGTCGCCGAGGAACTCCACAAACCGCGGCCACACGGCTGCGACTCGGGGTTGGCCGCACAGCATCTCGTCGTCAATTCCCGTCAGGTGCGTGATGAACGGCGGCAGTCGGACCCCAGGATTGACGAGCTGCTGAAACTCCTTGATGACGCGACCGCCGTGGATGCGCGCCGCACCGATCTCAATGATGTTGGCCGCGGCAGCAGAACCACCGGTCGTTTCCAGATCGACGACGACGAAAGTGGTGTCGTTCAACGGGCGGGCCAAGGCGTCGTGCATCCGTGCATTCCAAGTTCCAGCCTCTTCCCGGAAGACGAATCGCGCATCGTGCGCCAACATCCCGTGCAGAAACCGTGGTCCGAACTCCGGGTCGGCGCCAGGTTGGGTGAAGACGAGATCCAGTAACTCGCGCGGCGACGCCCCTCCGGGTCGCTCAAGGAGGTAATCGTGGAGCTTGTCGCGCACGCCTGAATCCCGCTTATGGCATATGGCTTATGGCGTGTGGCAAAGGCTCGATGGCGACCAGAACCGGAGTCCGTAAGCTCTTACCATAGGCCCTATGCGATCAGCCATATGCCAATTCACGCCGCCTGCGCTTGCAGATAAGCTTCGATGAACTGATCGAGATCACCGTCCAGCACGGCGTCGGCGTTGCCGACCTCGACCCCGGTACGGTGGTCTTTGACCATGCGATATGGGTGCAGGACGTACGAGCGGATCTGGCTGCCCCACGCGATATCCTTCTTCGTCTTGTTCAGCACCGCCATCCTCTCGCGCTGCTTCTCCTTCTCCAACTCATACAAGCGAGCCCGCAGGATCTTCATCGCCATCGACTTGTTCTTATGCTGCGAGCGCTCGTTCTGGCAGGCCACCACGATGCCAGTGGGCAGGTGTGTGAGGCGCACCGCGGAATCGGTCTTATTCACGTGCTGGCCGCCGGCGCCGCTGGAGCGATAGGTGTCGATACGCAGATCCCCCTCGTCGATTTCCACCTCCACCTCTTCGTCTATTTGGGGATAGATGAAGATTGAGGCGAAGGAGGTGTGGCGGCGGGCGTTGGAATCGAACGGCGAGATACGAACCAACCGGTGAATGCCGGCCTCCGCGTGCAGGTAGCCATACGCGTACGCGCCCTCGACGGTGATGGTCGCGCTTTTGATGCCCGCACCTTCACCCGGTTGGATGTCGATCAACTCGGTCTTGAAGCCGTGCCGTTCCGCCCAGCGCAGATACATGCGCAGCAGCATCTCAGCCCAATCTTGCGCTTCGGTGCCGCCGGCGCCCGGATGCAGCGTCACGATGGCGTTCCCGGCGTCGTGCTCGCCACCGAGCTTGCGTTGCAGATCGAGCTGGTCGAGGACGGCCTCCACCTCATTGAGCTTCGTCCTGCTCTCCGCCTCGGCCTCCTCGGCCCCTTCGGCGGCCAGTTCGGCGAACACTTTGGCATCTTCAAGCCCTTCGAGCTGCTTGCGCCATGCGGCGATGGGCTCGAAAAGCTCTGACCGTTCTTTCAGGATACGCTGGGCCTGTTCGCTGTCGTTCCAGAAATCCGGCGCCGCGGCTTGGGCATTGAGCTCGGCGATGCGTGCTTCCCGTTGTGCAACGTCAAAGATGCCTCCCGAAGGCGTTGAGCCGCTGCTCGACAGAGGCGATTCGATCCTTCAACACTGCGTCTTCCATCAGATCTCCATGGCTATATTTAATGCCCGCTCCGAGAAAGGCAAGCGGCGCTGCCCTTTCCCTCCAAGACCAGGTGCAGCCGCCGCTCCAGGGCTTTCATCCGGCGGGCTTCCGCCAGCGAACGTTCATGGTCGTACCCGAGCAGGTGCAGCACGCCGTGGATCAACAAGGTCCGCACCTCATCGGCCTCCGATACGCGGCGACGGCGCGCTTGCCGGGACGCGGTTTGGAGCGAAATCACCACGTCACCCAGCACCGCCTCATCGCCCGGGGCGCGTGGTCCTTCACGCATGGCGAAGGCGAGGACGTCGGTGGGACGGTTCTTGCCCCGATATTCGTGGTTGAGATGCTGGATCTCCGCATCGTCCACCAGGCTGACGGCAAGTTCGGCCCCGTCTTCCTCGAGCGCGCGTAACAGGCGACGTGCGTCGGCACGGATCCCGGCAACACTGACGCCGGGGAGACTACAGCGGCGGATGACGCCAACCATCGTGAGGTGGCTCAATACGAGCCCGGGAGCGGGGCCCTCACGCCGAGCCTTTCCCGGAGGGCGAGGCGGACGAGTCGCGGCGCGTCTCGAAGCGGTCGTACGCCGTGATGATGTCCTGCACCAGGCGGTGCCGCACCACGTCGCGTTCGGTGAATGTGCAGAAGCGGATGCCGTCAATACCGGCGAGAATGACCCGCGCTTCCTTCAAACCGGAGGCGCGGCCGGCCGGCAAGTCGATCTGCGTCACGTCGCCGGTGATGACCGCTTTGGAGCCGTAGCCCAAGCGGGTGAGAAACATCTTCATCTGCTCGCCGGTGGTATTCTGGGCTTCGTCGAGGATGACGAAAGAATCATTCAGTGTCCGGCCGCGCATGAAGGCGAGGGGGGCCACTTCGATGTTGCCGCGCTCGAGCATTTTCTGCGCGCGCTCGAAGTCGACCATATCGTGCAGGGCGTCGTACAACGGTCGCAGATACGGATTCACCTTCTCGGCAAGGTCCCCGGGGAGGAACCCGA containing:
- a CDS encoding exonuclease domain-containing protein encodes the protein MRDKLHDYLLERPGGASPRELLDLVFTQPGADPEFGPRFLHGMLAHDARFVFREEAGTWNARMHDALARPLNDTTFVVVDLETTGGSAAAANIIEIGAARIHGGRVIKEFQQLVNPGVRLPPFITHLTGIDDEMLCGQPRVAAVWPRFVEFLGDGVLVAHNAAFDVGFLNAAAVAHSGRPLPHPHLCTLRLTRRLIPELRRRSLDVVAGHFGIPTSDRHRALGDVRITVEIFFHLIELLAARGIEHLHQALDLQHHARDGRRFVCPLPREKVEQLPAQPGIYHFFGADNRLLYIGKAKNLRERVSSYLSNAAGHSNKTLDLIRHSCDVRVQIAGSELEAALAEAEAIRQHKPPYNRLGKHLPRIAFLKLSVGDEYPRLSITEKLGTGKARYVGPFRSREQAGELLGLLTRQFRLRTCAGRLRPDAS
- the ybeY gene encoding rRNA maturation RNase YbeY → MVGVIRRCSLPGVSVAGIRADARRLLRALEEDGAELAVSLVDDAEIQHLNHEYRGKNRPTDVLAFAMREGPRAPGDEAVLGDVVISLQTASRQARRRRVSEADEVRTLLIHGVLHLLGYDHERSLAEARRMKALERRLHLVLEGKGSAACLSRSGH
- the prfB gene encoding peptide chain release factor 2 (programmed frameshift) translates to MEDAVLKDRIASVEQRLNAFGGIFDVAQREARIAELNAQAAAPDFWNDSEQAQRILKERSELFEPIAAWRKQLEGLEDAKVFAELAAEGAEEAEAESRTKLNEVEAVLDQLDLQRKLGGEHDAGNAIVTLHPGAGGTEAQDWAEMLLRMYLRWAERHGFKTELIDIQPGEGAGIKSATITVEGAYAYGYLHAEAGIHRLVRISPFDSNARRHTSFASIFIYPQIDEEVEVEIDEGDLRIDTYRSSGAGGQHVNKTDSAVRLTHLPTGIVVACQNERSQHKNKSMAMKILRARLYELEKEKQRERMAVLNKTKKDIAWGSQIRSYVLHPYRMVKDHRTGVEVGNADAVLDGDLDQFIEAYLQAQAA